The Mucilaginibacter terrenus genome has a segment encoding these proteins:
- a CDS encoding sigma-70 family RNA polymerase sigma factor: MRQLKITQSITNRESQSLDKYLHEIGKVDLITAEEEVILAQKIREGDQAALERLTKTNLRFVVSVAKQYQNQGLTLGDLINEGNLGLIKAAKRFDETKGFKFISYAVWWIRQSILQAIAEQSRIVRLPLNQVGSLSKISKAFSKLEQEYEREPSPEELADILETTVDKISDTLSNSGRHVSMDAPFVQGEENTLLDVLENQEPNTDSILINESLSEEIKRSLSTLTEREREIIVLFFGLGTNHPLSLEEIGEKFNLTRERVRQIKDKALQRLRHTSRSKILKSYLG; this comes from the coding sequence ATGAGACAACTCAAAATAACTCAATCCATTACCAATCGTGAGTCGCAATCCCTCGACAAATACTTACACGAAATTGGTAAAGTTGACTTAATTACTGCCGAAGAAGAAGTAATATTAGCCCAAAAAATCCGCGAAGGAGACCAGGCTGCGTTAGAAAGGTTAACAAAAACCAACTTGCGCTTTGTGGTTTCCGTAGCAAAACAATACCAAAATCAGGGACTTACACTTGGTGACCTTATTAACGAAGGTAACTTAGGTCTTATTAAAGCTGCCAAGCGTTTCGACGAAACAAAAGGTTTCAAGTTTATCTCATACGCCGTTTGGTGGATCCGTCAATCTATCTTGCAGGCTATTGCCGAACAAAGCCGTATAGTACGTTTGCCGCTTAACCAGGTAGGTTCGTTAAGTAAAATCAGCAAAGCATTTAGCAAGCTGGAGCAGGAATACGAACGCGAGCCGTCACCGGAAGAACTTGCTGATATACTTGAAACTACAGTTGATAAAATATCTGACACGCTGAGCAACAGCGGCCGCCATGTATCTATGGATGCTCCTTTTGTTCAGGGTGAAGAAAATACGTTGCTGGATGTATTAGAAAACCAGGAACCAAATACCGACTCTATCCTGATAAATGAATCGTTGTCAGAAGAGATTAAACGTTCATTGTCTACCCTTACCGAACGTGAACGCGAGATCATCGTGTTGTTCTTTGGATTAGGTACCAATCACCCATTATCACTTGAAGAGATTGGTGAGAAATTTAACCTTACCCGCGAACGTGTACGCCAGATAAAAGACAAGGCTCTACAACGTTTACGCCATACATCACGTAGCAAAATATTGAAGTCCTACCTGGGCTAA
- a CDS encoding MBL fold metallo-hydrolase: MKLHTIDTGFFKLDGGAMFGVVPKSIWQKTNPADSNNLCTWAMRCLLIEEGDRLILVDTGIGNKQSEKFFSHYYLHGDASLDKCLLAKGFHRNDITDVFLTHLHFDHVGGAVERNGDNLHPAFKNAIYWSNPQHWDWAVNPNEREKASFLKENILPIQESGQLQFIDAEDGISFSSEMKIRFAYGHTDAMMLPQINYKGRQLLYMADLLPSVGHLPLPYVMAYDMFPMKTLEERNQYWQEAVDNEYVLYLEHDPVNECCTVQATDKGIRVKDTFRLDEL; the protein is encoded by the coding sequence CCATGTTTGGTGTTGTGCCAAAGTCCATCTGGCAGAAGACCAACCCGGCCGACTCAAACAACCTTTGTACCTGGGCAATGCGCTGCCTTCTTATCGAAGAGGGCGACCGGCTGATACTGGTTGACACTGGCATAGGCAATAAGCAAAGTGAAAAATTCTTCAGTCACTATTACCTCCATGGAGATGCGAGCCTTGATAAATGTTTGCTTGCAAAAGGCTTTCACCGAAACGATATAACAGATGTATTTTTGACTCACCTGCATTTTGATCACGTTGGCGGAGCTGTAGAGCGCAATGGCGATAATCTGCATCCTGCATTTAAAAATGCTATTTACTGGAGCAACCCACAACATTGGGATTGGGCAGTTAACCCCAATGAGCGAGAAAAGGCCTCTTTTTTAAAAGAAAATATACTTCCTATACAGGAAAGCGGACAACTGCAGTTTATCGACGCTGAGGACGGCATCAGTTTTTCTTCAGAGATGAAAATACGGTTTGCGTATGGCCATACCGACGCGATGATGCTGCCGCAGATTAATTACAAGGGGAGGCAATTGCTGTACATGGCCGATCTGCTGCCTTCCGTTGGACACCTGCCCCTGCCTTATGTAATGGCGTATGATATGTTCCCGATGAAAACGCTGGAGGAACGTAACCAATACTGGCAGGAAGCCGTAGACAACGAATATGTGCTCTACCTGGAACACGATCCGGTTAACGAGTGCTGTACTGTCCAGGCTACAGATAAGGGCATCAGAGTAAAAGACACCTTCCGGCTGGACGAGTTATAA